DNA from Methanobacteriales archaeon HGW-Methanobacteriales-1:
AGTTAATGCTGCCCCTATTGGAGTTCTATGCAAAAATTCAAAACAGATTGTTTTATATTTGTACGAAGGAACCCATACTGTAAATAATATCCACCACCATGATTATTTTATCGTGAATATAACTCAAAATCCTATTATTTTTACTAAATCAACTTTAGAAGACCTGAGTGATGAATATTTTGAATATTATCATGAAATTCCTTTTTTAAAAGATGCAGATGCTTTTTTTGTTTGTCAGGTAAACAAAATAAAAGAAATTACTAAAAATAATGATTTAGGATCTTCTAAAATGTCAATTGTAACCGCAGATGTTGAAGAAGTAGTTCAACTCAATTCTCATGCCATTCCACTAAATAGAGGAATATATGCCGTAATTGAGTCGTTAATACATTATACTAGGATTGAGCTGGCAGATAATGAAACAAGAACCAGTTACTGGGCCAGAATAAATGAAATGAATAGGGTAGTAAAAAAAGTAGGCAGTCTTCAAGAAAAAGAGGCACTTGAAGAGATAATAAAAGAAATTAAAGAAAATTTTAAGGATCTCAACTAATTATTTAAATCTCAGTTAATTATCTTCTTAATTACATCCACAAATTCAAATTTAGAAACATCAAAAAGGCCTTTATCACTTATTTTTAGTTGAGGAATCACCAGAAGGGCCAAAAATGACATAGTCATGAAAGGAGATTCAAGAGAGCATCCCATATCCAGGGCCATGTTATGAAGCTCTTGTAATTTGGATGATGCTATTCCTACTTCATCATCCACCATTAAGCCAGCTATAGGTAATTTTAATGACTTTTTACCGTATTTAGAGATTGCTACCAGTCCGCCCTTATTTTCTATTAAAGTATTCACTGCCTGAGACATATATTGATTATCAGTACCTATTACAATCACATTGTGAGAGTCATGGGCCACACTGGAAGCAAATGCTCCTTCTTTAATGCCAAATCCTTTTACAAAAGCGGTGCATAAATTTGGCAGGTTTTTCAAATCATTTTCTTTATTTTTCAAATCTGTTGATTTTCCATGTCGTTCTATAACTGAAATCTTGATTACATCCAAGGAGGTATCTGAGACTAAATCTTGATCAATAATTTGTATCCTTGCTTCAGACTCAGAACTTATAATTTGGCCATCAGAAACATTAATCACGCGAACGATTGCCTCGTTTCCAGAAGCCTGGATTCTAAAATCTAATGGTTCAAGTTTTTCAAGGATAATACTGTTGCTTTGGCATTGATGGCTTACATCAAAAAGAGCAGATTTGTTTTCAGCAACTAATTCACCCCCTATAAAAACCTTTTTTACATTAAAACTGGTCAAGTTATCTATCAAAATAAAATCAGCCGCCCTACCAGGACTAATAGCACCCATATTAAGAGAATAATGTTCAGCCGGATTAATAGTGACCATTTTAATAGCTTCCATAGGATTCATACCCAATTTAATTGCTTTTTTAACTATATAATCCATGTGTCCCTTTAAAATATCCTGAGGGTGTTTATCATCAGAAACTAGGAAATTTCCCCCAGCCGAGATTAAATCTTCCAAATTTTTTGCAGAAGAACCTTCCCGAATCATTATTTTTATTCCCAATTCTCTCTTCTCAAGGGCCTCCTCCAGTGAACTACATTCATGATCAGTAGAAATCCCAGCAGATACATAACTACAAAGTTCTACAGCAGATAAAAGTGGTGCATGACCATCAACAGGTTTTCTGTGGCGTTTAGCACTGGCAATTTTAGCCATAACCTGAGGATCACCATTTATAACTCCTGGAAAATTCATCATTTCACCCAGAGCCACAATTTCTTCCTTTTCCATTAAAATATCAATTTCTTCAGGGCCAATATCCGCTCCAGAAGTCTCAAATTCTGTTGCCGGTACACAAGATGGTGCTGAGAAAAATAATCGAAGGGGAACCTTTTTCGAATCATTTAGCATAAAATTAATTCCCTCAAGGCCCAGCACATTAGCTATTTCATGGGGATCGGCCACTACAGCAGTTGTACCATTAGGAACCACTGCTTTAGCAAAAAAAGAAGGAGTAAGCATAGAACTTTCAATGTGAATATGGGCATCTATTAGTCCAGGAATTAGGATTCCATCAAAATTTCCTTCAATTTTTTTTACACAAGTTATAATACCTGATTTAATAGTAATTTCAGCAGGATACACTTCATCTGTAAAAACATTTAAAATATTTCCCATTATCATGAAAAATCCCCATTATTATGTATTAATATCATCTTTTATTCTATTATTTGCCCCTAATCTGAATTTAAGAATAATAAGTTAAACTAATGAGTATTGGACAATAATAAATCTTATTTAATTATTTTAGGATTTCTTGAACCCTACCCACACTCCCATCTTCAAGCCTAACCTTTATTCCATGTGGATGGTAATCAGATTTTGTGAGCAAATCTTTAACTACGCCCTTGGTTCTTTTTCCAGTGTTTTGATCTTTTTTAAGTACTATGCAAACTTCAGATCCTCGTTTAATATCTTTCCTGTTTTGTCCATTCATTTTATCGCTCCAAAAGCTGTGAATAATGATTTTACTACTTATTTATTGGTTATTAATTAACTGAAGTCATTAAACTGAGAATATATTGAGAATATATTTATTTTATTTTTTTAAATAGTTTTATGAGTATAATTCATCATATTAAATATTATATTCATAAATATTTTTAAAGACATAATAAACCTATTAGTAGGTGAATATTTGTCTATTTTAGAAATAATTAATTTAATTATATTTATTACAGTGATGGTGCGTATTTTAGGAGCTATGGCCATTTTTATAACCTACAATAAAGAAGAAATGCAGGCCCGATTCTTTTTAAAATATACTCAAATATGTAAGGGTGCTATTTCATTCTCTTAGGTGGCTATTTTTGTAATAACTTATTCTAGTAATGAAGTGGGAATAATAAGTGCTAGTGGCTATTTATTTTATTTGAATATAGTAATCTTGTTATTAGTGTTTGATTTCATTTTATTATTTCTTCACCACCATACAACAGAAAACTCTGAATTAATAATCACTAATTGTTATTTAGTTTAGTAATCCAAAAAAAATGGGAAAGATTTATTATTAATTATGAATCCTTCCCCAAAATTATCCTAATTTATATTATTTTTTTAGCTCATCAAGCAATATTGGTAAA
Protein-coding regions in this window:
- a CDS encoding DUF447 domain-containing protein codes for the protein MPENHLNNGNPNYKKLNDLYSIQMAKGQLYETIITTKNVNGFEKNLGNLKESDNLKSDDNDTNGSVNAAPIGVLCKNSKQIVLYLYEGTHTVNNIHHHDYFIVNITQNPIIFTKSTLEDLSDEYFEYYHEIPFLKDADAFFVCQVNKIKEITKNNDLGSSKMSIVTADVEEVVQLNSHAIPLNRGIYAVIESLIHYTRIELADNETRTSYWARINEMNRVVKKVGSLQEKEALEEIIKEIKENFKDLN
- the ade gene encoding adenine deaminase, with the translated sequence MIMGNILNVFTDEVYPAEITIKSGIITCVKKIEGNFDGILIPGLIDAHIHIESSMLTPSFFAKAVVPNGTTAVVADPHEIANVLGLEGINFMLNDSKKVPLRLFFSAPSCVPATEFETSGADIGPEEIDILMEKEEIVALGEMMNFPGVINGDPQVMAKIASAKRHRKPVDGHAPLLSAVELCSYVSAGISTDHECSSLEEALEKRELGIKIMIREGSSAKNLEDLISAGGNFLVSDDKHPQDILKGHMDYIVKKAIKLGMNPMEAIKMVTINPAEHYSLNMGAISPGRAADFILIDNLTSFNVKKVFIGGELVAENKSALFDVSHQCQSNSIILEKLEPLDFRIQASGNEAIVRVINVSDGQIISSESEARIQIIDQDLVSDTSLDVIKISVIERHGKSTDLKNKENDLKNLPNLCTAFVKGFGIKEGAFASSVAHDSHNVIVIGTDNQYMSQAVNTLIENKGGLVAISKYGKKSLKLPIAGLMVDDEVGIASSKLQELHNMALDMGCSLESPFMTMSFLALLVIPQLKISDKGLFDVSKFEFVDVIKKIIN